ACTTCGGCGTCGTCACGCTCCGCCCTGACGCCCCAGCGGCTGCCACCGGCGTGGTGCAGGTCGGACTCGCGGGGGGTATCGCCGTCGGCCCTCTGCTCTTCGGCCTCCTCGCGGGCCACCTCGATTACGGTCGATCGTGGATGGTCGTCACCGCTGTGATGCTCATCGCGGCCTGGCTCGTCTTCCGTGGAGCCGTGGGCCTCGGACACCACTCGGGCTCGCTGGTCCCTCTGGCCAGGAGCGACGGGTGAGTCGCACCCTGCACTCGGTTGCGCACGCTCGACGCGTCGCACGTCGCCGGCTGCCGAAGGTCGTGTTCGACTTCGTCGACGGCGGCGCCGAGGACGAGATCACGCTGCGACGGAACACCGCTGACCTCGCAGCGCTCACGCTGCGTCCGGACGGCCTGGCCGACGTCTCGCAGCGCGATCTGAGCACGACCGTGCTCGGTGAGTCGGTGTCAATGCCGATCCTGCTCGCGCCGGTCGGCCTCGCCCGGCTCGTTGGCGGCGGTGGAGAGCGCGCTGCCGCCGCAGCCGCGGCAGCGGCTGGGACCGTGTACGTGCTGAGCACACAGTCGAGCTACACCATCGAGGACGTCGCAGCGAGTTCGTCAGGACCGCGATGGTTCCAGCTCTACCCCTGGCGCGACCCCGCCGTCGTGGCGCAGCTCGTCGATCGTGCCGAGCGCGCCGGGTACCGGGCCCTCTGCCTGACCATCGACGTGCCGACGGTCGGCAAGCGGGAGCGGGACCTGCACAACCGGATGGTCCTGCCACCACGGCCACGACCCCACCACGTCCTCGAGGCGGCGATCCGCTGGCCGTGGATCCGTGACGTCATCCTGGGGGAACCGGTGCGGTTCGCCAACCTCGCCGGCATCGCCGACGGCGACAGCACGGTGACCGTGGGGCAGTACGTCAGCCGTGAGCTCGCGAACCCGGGCGCCACGTGGGCGGTCGTGGGCGAGCTACGAGAGCGCTGGGAGGGGCCGCTGCTCGTCAAGGGCGTCCTCACCGCCGCCGATGCGCGCCACGCCGTGGATCACGGCGTCGACGGCATCGTCGTCTCCAACCACGGTGGTCGCCAGCTCGATGGCGTCTCGAGCAGCATCCGCGCCTTGACCGAGGTCGTCGCCGAGGTCGGCGACGACGCCCAGGTCCTCATGGACGGTGGCGTCCGCCGCGGCAGCGACGTCGTCAAGGCGCTCGCGCTGGGCGCCCGTGCCGTGCTCGTCGGCCGGCCCTACCTCTGGGGCCTGGCGGTCGGCGGGCAGGCAGGTGTCGAGGCCGTGCTGGCGATCCTGGCAGACGAGCTCGATCGCTGCCTGACCCTCCTGGGTCGTGCCACCCCGTCCTCCGTCGATCGCCACGCCGTCGCGGTCCCCACGGCATGGGTTGCTCCAAGGGTGTTGACGGAATAAGTGATGATGATGATAATGAATATCCGTGCGGTCGGTCAGATGACGTGGGAGCGGTGACGTGCTTCTCCTCCAACAGCTCACCAACGGGCTGCTCATCGGCGCGGTCTACGCGCTCTTCGCCACCGGGCTGACGCTGACGCTCGGCGTGCTGCGGATCCTGAACCTCGCCCACGGCGTCACCCTGACGATCGCGGCCATCGCCGGGGTCGAGATCGCCTCGCGCTTCGGTCTGCCCTTCGTGCCGCTCCTGGTCGTGGGTGCCGTGTTCGGCGGCATCGTGGGACTCGTGCTCGAGTACCTGGCGTTCCGACCGTTGCGGCTCTCCCGTTCACACGACGAGCACAGCCGCGAGTGGTCCACACTCGTCGCGAGCCTGGCGATGCTGATCGTGCTCGAGAGCTTCGCGCAGCTCTACACCTTCACCTTCACCCCCGATCAGATACTGCGCTTCCCCATCGAGACGTTCCAGAGCACACCGATCACCTTCCTCGGGATCTCGGTCCGCTCGATCAGCCTGGTGATGTTCGTGATCGCCACGCTCCTGACGGTCCTCGTCTGGTGGGTCATCCAGCACACCCAGACGGGTCGGGCCGCTCGGGCCGTGGCCGCCGACCCCGAGGCCGCAGGCATGCTCGGGATCAACGTCAACCTGTACGCGGCCGGGGTCGTCGCGGCGTCGGGGATGCTCGCCGGCATCGCCGGGATCCTGATCGGGGTCGCGTTCAACAGCGTCGACTTCCTCACCGGCGAGCTGTACCTGCTGCGCGGCTTCGCGGTCGTCATCCTCGGCGGCATCGGCAGCGTCCCCGGGAGCCTCTTCGGCGGCCTGCTCCTTGGGCTCTCGGAGGGCCTCACGGTGCACTTCGTCGGGACGCACTGGGTGAAGGCGGTCGCCTTCGGCCTGCTCTTCCTCGTGCTGATCGTCCGACCGCAGGGGCTGTTCGGCAAGCTGGAGGTCGACCGCGCATGAGCCTCGGGCTGTCGCAGACGATCATCGAGCTGGCGCTCGTGAACGTCATCCTCGCACTGTCCGCCTTCGTCGTCGTCGCTGGCGGGACGTTCTCGTTCGCCTTCGTGGCCTTCATCGGCCTCGGCGCCTACACGGGCGCCATCATGGCCACCGAACACGGACTGGGCTTGCTGCCGGCACTGGTCGTCGCCCCGGCGATCGCGATGGTCGTTGCCGCGATCCTGGCCAAGCCCCTCGAGCGCCTGACCGGCGTCTACCTCGCCATGGTCACGGTCGCGATCATGGCCGTCTTCGAGGTCGTGCTCCTGAACATGAGCAGTGTCACCGGTGGGGCACTCGGCATCACGGGTATCGGCAGCGGCATCGGCCTGCTCGAACTCGGGCTCGCCGTGGCTGCGCTGCTGTTGGCGTTCCGGATGCTCCAACACTCGATGCTGGGACGCGCGATGCGGCTCGTGCGCGCGGATCCGCTCGTCGCCAGTGCCGTGGGCGTCAACGTGCCCCGCCTCCAGCTACTGCTCTTCGTCGCCTCGGCCGGGATAGGGGCCTTCGGAGGCGTCCTGCGCGCCTACTACTTCGGCTTCGTCGTCCCTGGCGACTACAGCTTCGCGCTGCTGATCCGCCTACTCGCGATGGTCATCCTGGGAGGCGTCGGGCACTGGAGCGGTGCGCTCATCGGCGCCTTCGTCATGACCGTGGTACCCGACTGGTTGCGGCCGTTCGGCGAGTGGCGCGACATCGCGACCGGCGGGATCGTCCTGCTCATCATCGTCCTGGTCCCGCAGGGTGTGACCGGCGGGCTCACGCGTCTGCGGCGGATCCTCGTGCGCCGACGGCGGGGCGAGATCCAAGAAGAACCCGAGGACGCTCCCGCGACCGGACGGATCGAGGGTGAGCTCAGCATCGAGGGCGAGGGGGCGCGATGACCATGCTGTCCATCGAACACGCATCCAAGCACTTCGGTGCGCTCAAGGCCGTCGACGACATCAGCCTCGACGTGGCACCGGGCGAGATCGTGGGCCTCGTCGGCCCCAACGGGTCGGGCAAGACCACCCTGCTCAACCTCGTCAGTGGCTTCCTCGCCATGACCGACGGACGCATCGTCATCGATGGGGACGACACCTCCGGAGCGCCACCGCACATGGTCGCCCGGAAGGGCGTGAGCCGGACGTTCCAGCTCATCCGGCTGGTCGAGACCGCCACGGTGCACGAGAACGTGCTGGCCGGCCTGTACACCGACGCCCCGGACCGCAGGCTCGGCCACGCCCTGGTGCCCTTCTGGGTCGCCGACCGGCGCCGTGAGCTCGACGAGCGGGCAGCGGCTGCCATCGAACGGCTCGAGCTGTCCCCCTACGTCGGCATCGTCGTCGAGGAGCTGCCGTACGGGATCCAGCGGCGTGTCGAACTCGCGCGCGCGGCCGTATCGCAGCCGGCGCTCATCCTGCTCGACGAGCCGGCCGCCGGCGTCACCGAGCGCGACGTGCAGCGGCTCGGCAACTTCATCGAGACCGAGGCGGAACGTGGCTGCGCCGTGGTCCTCGTGGACCACCACCTGCGTTTCGTACTGGACGTGTGTCCGCGGCTCGTCGTCATGAACTTCGGCGAGAAGATCTTCGACGGATCCTCCGGAGAGGCGACCGGGAACAGGGCCGTGCGGGAGGCCTACGTTGGGGTCTGAACTGCTCAGCGTGACCGGGCTGCGGGTGGCCTACGGCGGCATCCACGCGGTCCACGCCATCGACCTGCACGTCGACCGCGGCACGGTGGTGGCGCTCGTCGGACCGAACGGCGCGGGCAAGACCAGCACGATCCGCGGCATCGGAGGCCAGGAACGTGCCGATGGCCGCATCCTGTTCGACGGCGACGACATCTCGGGCTGGCCACCCCACCGCGTGTCGCGAGCCGGTCTCGCGCAGGTACCCCAAGGGCGCAGGTTGTTCCCCGAGCTGACCGTGATGGAGAACCTGTCGCTCGGCGCCTACAAGCGCGACGAGACGGGACAGCTGCGGGACGTGTTCGACCTGTTCCCCCGGCTGGAGGAGCGATCGAACCAGCGCGCCGGGTCCATGTCGGGGGGTGAGCAGCAGATGCTCGCCATCGGTCGAGCTCTGATGGCCGGTCCGAAGCTGATCGCCATGGACGAGCCCAGCCTCGGTCTCGCGCCCATCCTCGTCCGTGATGTCTTCGACGCGATCGCACGGATCCGCGAACTGGACGTCTCGGTGCTGCTCGTCGAGCAGAACGCGACGCAGGCGCTCAACGTCAGTGACCACGTCTACGTGCTCGATCGTGGCCGCATCGTGTACGAGCAGCCGACCGAGCGTGCTCGCGAGGAGCTCGATCTGATCGAGACGTACATGGGCTGACCGAGTCGGTCGGCACCCGAGCCAAGGAGCAACGCATGAGGATCAAGATGGTCAGCCCGATGACTCGCCTCGACGGCATGAGCCGCGAGGACTTCAGGGAGTACTACGTCAAGCAGCACACCCAGGTCGGGGGCGGTTTCCCCGGTCACATCAAGTACGTCGGCAGCCCCGCCATCCAGAGTGCCAACGGCGACGACCCGCCGTTCGACGCCGTGGCGGAGCTGTGGTGGGAGAGCGTCGACGCGCTGGCCGCGGCGTACACGCACGAGCTGTGGGAACGGGCACGAGCTGACCACCCCAACGTCGTCAGCGGCCGCATCATGTTCGTGGTCGAGGAGCACGACATCCTCGAGCCCCCGCCCACCGGTGAGGGCGTGAAGTACATCGCGCTGCTGACGCGCGCGGACAAGCAGTCGCGCGAGGACTTCCGTCGCTACTGGTTCGACGAGCACATCCCGCTGGCCCTGCAGACGCCGAACCTCAAGGGGTACCGCGCGTGCCCGGGTCTGTACTCCGCCAACGGCGACGGGATCCTGACCGACCCCAGAGAGGTCAGCCAGTTCGACGGAGTCGTCGAGATGTTCTTCGACAGCGTGGAGGCGTTCAACGAGTCGTTCGCCGACCCCTTCTGGGACCGGCTGCGCACCGACTACTACGCGAACTTCGCGATGGGCCGCGTCCAGCTCCTCGTCGAGGAGCACCTCGTCTTCGACAAGATCACGGACTGACCATGACCAACGACGCACCTCGTCCGCAGCTCGTCGGCGTCGATGTCGGCGGGACCTTCACCGACGTCGTCGTCCGCGACGAGCGCGACGGATCGCTGCGCGTCGGCAAGGTCCCCTCGACCCCCGAGGATCAGTCGCGCGGGTTCATGGAGGGCCTCGCAGCGCTCGACATCGATCCGGGGTCCGTCGCCCTCCTCATACACGGCACGACGGTCGCCACGAACGCGGTGATCGAGCGCAAGGGCGCGGAGTGCCTGCTGGTCACGACCCGCGGGTTCCGAGACGCGCTGGAGCTCGGCCGACGCGACCGACCCCAGGTCTACGGCCTGCGCGGCAGCGTGCACCCGCTCGTCCCCCGGCGGCTCCGCGTCGAGGTCGACGAGCGCACCCGGGCCGACGGCACGGTCACGCGCGAGGTCGACGAGGACGAGCTCCTCGCGGCCGTCGAGACCCACGTCGACGAGGTCGGTGCCGTCGTCGTCAGCTTCCTGCACGCGTACGCCAACCCCGCGAACGAGGAAGCGGCCTGCGCGGCGATCCGGCGACGTTGGCCCGAGCTGTACGTCATCCCGGCCGGGGTCAGCCTGCCGCGGATCTCGGAGTTCGAGCGCACCTCCACGGGGGTGGTCCACGCGTACGTGCAACCCATCATGAACCGCTACCTCAGCTCGCTCGCGAGTGCTGTGGACGAGGCCGGCTACCTCCGCCCGCCCGCGATCGTGCAGTGCAACGGGGGGATCATGTCGCTCGGGCACGCGATCGATCGCCCCGCCAACACCGTCCGCTCTGGTCCGGCCGCCGGGGTCATCGCCGGCGCCACCGTCGCTCGGCAGGCCGGGTTCCCCAACGCCATCACGGCCGATATGGGTGGCACCAGCTTCGACGTCGCGCTGGTCGTCGACGGCATCCCCACGGTCACCGACGAGAAGCTCGTCGACTTCCGGATCCCCCTGCGCGTGCCCACCATCGACGTCGAGACCCTCGGCGCCGGTGGCGGAAGCCTCGCGAGCATCGACGCCGCGGGGATCCTACGGGTGGGACCCGAGAGCGCTGGGGCGATGCCGGGCCCCGCGTGCTACGGGCGTGGCGGTGAGCAGCCGACCGTGACCGACGCCAACCTCGTCCTGCGTCGCATCAACCCCGATCGGCCCATCGGCGGCAAGCGCCTCGACCTCGACGTGTCCCTGAGCATCAAGGCGATCCAGGCTCACGTCGCGGACACGCTCGGCGTCGGCGTCGAGGAGGCAGCCGAGGCGATCCTCCGCGTGGTCGACGGCCGGATGGGTGGCCAGGTGCGCATCATGTCGGTGGGGCGCGGTCACGACCCCCGCGACTTCGTGCTCGTGCCGTTCGGAGGCGCGGGCCCGCTGCACGGCGCCGCGATCATGCGGGACGTGGGCATCCCACGCGCGGTCGTGCCGCCCTCGCCGGGGGTGACGTCGGCGATCGGCTGCATCGATGCGGATGTCCGCTACGACTTCGTCCAGAGCATCCGGCAGCCACTCGCCGACGTCGACTTCGACGCTGTCAACCGCATCGTCGACGAGTACCTGACCGAGGGGAGGCGCCTGATCGAACAGGGCGGGGTCCCGGTCGAGGCCGTCGCGCTGGGCGTCCAGGCGGAGATGCACTTCGAGGGGCAACGTCACGCCATCCGGGTCGAGGTCGAGAGCCCGCTGACTCGTGACGACGTGGAGCGCGCGTTCCGCGAGGAGTACCGCCGTCAGTACGGGACCGTGCTCGACAACCCGGCCATGCTACTCGACCTCGAGTGTCACGTGGTCGGGCGACGACCACGGAGGGTCGAGACCTGGCCCGAACTCGACGAGCAGCCGTGGGACGACGCGGTCATCGAGCGCCGGGACGTGTACTTCGACGGGGCTTGGCGAGACACGCCCATCATCGAACGTACCGCCCTGTTCCCGGGCATGTCCGGCGTGGGCCCGGCGATCGTCGAGCAGGACGACACCACCACGGTCGTGCTGCCCGACATGTCCGTGCGCGTCGATCACGCCGGGAACCTGATCCTGGAGGTGGCATCGTGACCGCGATCGATCCGACCACGCTCGCCGTCGTGCGCGGCTACCTCGACGAGGTCGTCGACGAGATGGATGTCGTGCAGGTCAAGGCGGCCTTCAGCCCGATCGTGTCGGAGATGAAGGATCGCGCCAACGGCCTGTTCCGCGCCGACACGGGCGAGACGATCGCCCAGGGCAACGAGGGTTCGCCGATCTTCGTCACGACGATGCAGCACGCCGTTCAGGCGACGCTCGACTGGCTCGGAACGATCGGACGTCGGTGGGAACCCGGTGACGCCTACCTGCTCAACGACCCGTACCTCGCCGGGACGCACCTGCAGGACGCCAAGCTCGTCGCACCGTTCTTCTGGGATGGCGAGCCGAGGATGCTGCTCGCGAACACGGGCCATTGGATGGACGTCGGTGCCGCCCAGGCTGGGGCGTTCGGCCCCACGTGTCGTGAGATCTACGAGGAAGGCGTGCGACTGCCCGTCATGCGCTTCGTCCGCGATGGCGAACTCGATCCCGAGATCCTGGCGCTGATCAGGGCGAACAACCGCCTGCCGGATCTCCAGGAGGGCGACCTCCGCAGCCAGTACAACGCGCTGCTCGTCGGACAGCGGCGACTCGAGCGCCTGTTCGACCGTTACGGCCCTGACGTGGTGATGGCGTGCGTGCACGAGCTCGACGAGCGCTCGGAGCAGCAGATGCGCTCCCGTATCGCCGACATCCCGGATGGTCGCTACCACGCCGAGGATGCCCTCGACAACGACGGCATCACCGACGAGGAGCTCGAGTTGCGGCTCGAGATCACCGTCGACGGCGAGCATATGACTGTCGACTTCACCGGTACCACCGGGGCCTGCGAAGGGCCGATGAACCTGACGCGCTCGACCACCGTGACCGCCTGCTACACGGGCCTGAAACACCTCTTCCCGGACATCCCGATCAACGGAGGCTGTTTCCGGCCCGTCGACGTGACCGTCCCGCAGGGCTCGCTGCTGGACGCACCGCCGCCCCACGCGGTGGGCGGCTACCCCGACACATCGGCACGCATCGTCGGCATGGTGGCCCAAGCACTGGTCGAAGCGGTCCCCGACATCGCGCCGGCGACGAGCTTCGAGACGGGGGGAGTGGCGGTCGTAAGCGGGGCGCGGAACGGCGACGAGGTCTTCGTTGCCGTCTTCCCGTACGGGGGTGGCTACGGGGGATGCAGGGGTGGCGATGGCCTCGTGAACGGCACCAGCGTCGTCGGCATGGCCAGCTTCCCTTCGATCGAAGCGTCCGAGCACGACTACCCGATCCTGTGGCACCGCTTCGGGATCCGGGAGGGATCCGGTGGTGCCGGGCAGTGGATGGGTGGCTGCGGCAACGAGTACGAGTTCGAGGTCGAGGTCCCCGCGCGTCTGTCGATCCTGGGTGAACAGGCCAAGCACCCGCCACCCGGCGCGCTCGGTGGACTGCCCGGGGCACCCAACGTCGTGGCCTACACCTTGAACGGCGAGTGGCAGGGCCCGGACCTCGGAGCCAAGGTCAGGCCCGTCGCCATCACGGCAGGCGACCGCATCCGCATGCGGTCGCCCGGAGGCGGCGGGTACGGGGATCCAGCGGATCGTGACCCGGCGGCGATCGAACGCGACATCGCGAACGGGTACCTCACGCCCGAGCAAGCACGTGAGTGGTTCGGCGGGAGCGACGGATGAAGGAACGGAGCAAGGTCATGCAAGCCAACCCCGAGAGGAGCAAGAGGATGCACGCATCACGTACACGCCGATCTCTGCGGATGCTCGCAGGTGTGGCCGGACTCGCCCTACTGATGACCGCATGTGGGGGTGACGACGACGCTGCGGACGACGACGGCACGGCGGCGCCGACCGCCCCCGACACCGGCGACGGGACGGCCACCGACGGTGGTGATGGTGGTGGCGACCTGCCGGACTCCATCAGCATCGGGGCGCTCGACTCGCTCTCCGGGGCCGCCGCCTTCTGCGGGCAGAACGAGGTCGCGGGCATGGAACTGGCCATCGCCGAGGCCGAAGAGATGGACTTCCTCGAAGGGACCGACATCGAGCTCGTCGTGGAGGACGACGCGAGCACCGCGGAGGAGGGCGTCGCTGCGTACCGGCGGCTCGTCGACTCTGGCGTGACCGCGATCGTCGGCCCGTGCTTCTCCACCGTGGCACAAGCGACGGTCGACTTCACTGCCCAGGACGAGGTCCCCATGATCCTGACGACGTCGGGTGACCCGCCGCTCGTCGATCCCGAGTGGGTCTACCGCGCCGGTGTCACGCAAGGCAGCTTCGCCGGCAAGACCGTCGACGTGCTGGCCGAGCGCGGCATCGAGAGCATCGCCGTCATCTACCACACCGACACGCCGACGATCGTCGGTGTCTGGGAGGAGGTCTGGAAGCCCGGTCTCGAGGCGGCTGGCATCGAACTGGTGTCCGAGGACGGTGTCACCGCTGACAAGCAGGACTTCAGCGCCGAGATCGCCAAGTACCAGCAGCTCGACCCCGACGCGATCGGCGTACTCGTGGTGGGTGGGCCCAACGTGGCGATCGTGACGCAGCTCCGCGAAGCCGGTCTCGACCAGCCGATCATGGGTCAGCTCGTGATGGGCGCGCCGTTCTACATCGAGAACGCCGGTGCTGCGGCGAACGGATCGATCTTCGCGACGAACTTCCACCACGAGCTGCCGTTCGAGAGCTCCCAGGCCTTCACCGAGGCGTACCGGGCCGCCGAGGGCAGCGATCCTGACTTCGCCGCAGCCAACGGCTACGACGGCGCGTGGATGCTCCTGCACGCGATCAAGAACGCGGGATCGGTCGAGGCCGGTGACCTGAAGCTGGCGCTCGACACCCACCCGGGTTTCGCTGGCGCTCAGGGCGAGATCACCTTCGACGAGAAGGGCGACGCGATCGGACCAGGTGCAGTGGTCGAGATCGTCGATCAGAGCATCGAGTTCGTGAGCACCGAGGGCTGACCGAGGCGATCCGTGTGGGGTGGGCTCGACCCGCCCCACACGGCCCCACGGCCGATGACGTAGAGACGAGGAACGTAACCATGCACGAGAACGCTGCGGACAACCCGCTCGGGGGAGCGCTCGACGGCATCACCGTCGTCGACCTGACGCGCCAGATGGCCGGACCCTACGGATCGCTCGTGCTGGCCGACTTCGGTGCGGACGTGATCAAGGTGGAGTCGTCGCCGCATGGTGATCCCAGCCGCCGTACGGGAACGCACTTCATCGAGGGCGAGAGCACGATGTTCCTCACTTGGAACCGCAACAAGCGCAGCGTCTGCGTCGATCTGCGATCCGAGGCAGGGAAGAAGGTCGTACGCCGCTTGATCGCGGACGCGGACGTGTTCATGGAGAACTACCGTCCGGGGGTCGCCGACGCGATCGGTGTCGGCTACGAGGCCATGCGCGAGCTCAACCCGCGACTCGTCTACTGCTCGGTCAACGCCTTCGGGTCCAAGGGCCCGTGGGCCGAGCGTCCGGGAACCGATCCGGTCGTGCAGGCCTTCAGCGGTGTGATGTCGGTGACAGGGGAACGCGACGGCGGACCCGTCCTGGTCGGGATCCCCATCGCGGACTACACCGGAGCGATGCTCGCCGTGCAGGGAGTCCTGCTGGCGTTGCAGGCGCGCGAACGCACGGGCCAGGGCCAGCACGTCGAGATCCCGATGATCGGGGCACTGCTGTTCGGCCTGACCACCCGCGTCGGGCCGTTCTTCCAGACCGGCGAGGACCCGGTCCGCTGGGGGAGCCAGCACAGCCAGGTCGTGCCCTACCAGGCGTTCGAGACCAGCGACGGCTGGGCCGTCGCCGGAGTGTGGGGTGACGACGGGTGGGCGGCGTTCTGTGACGCGCTCGAGTGGCCGGAACTCGCCACGGACGAGCGCTTCGACACCAACGTCAAGCGTGTGGAGCGCCGCGACGAGCTCGGTCCGCTGCTCCAGGAACGGTTCGTGGAGCGCACGACCGCGGACTGGGAGGAGCGTTTCACGGCGCACCGCGTGCTGTTCTCACCCGTGCACACCTTCTCGCAGGTGCTCAGGCACGAACAGGTGCGAGCGAACGGGTTGGTCACGCAGGTCGAGCACCCCACGATCGGCAGCTTGGATCAGATCGGACCCGTCGTACAGCTCCGCAGCACCCCGGCGCAGGTACGCAGCGCTCCACCTCTGCTGGGCCAGCACACGGTCGAGGTGCTGCGAGAGAGAGGCTGGACCGACGACGAGATCCAGGAGCTGCTCGACGACGGTGCGGTCGTCGCCAACGAACTCGAGCCAACCGGCGGGCAGCCGCGTGGGTGAGGGCGGCCAGGAACGGCTCGAGCATCTGTACCGTGAGATGCGCCGGATCCGGACCTTCGAGGAGTGGGTCTCGCGGCTGTACGCGGGCGGTGACGTCCCCGGGTTCTGCCACGTCTCCGTCGGGCAGGAGTCCGTTCCCGTGGGGGTCTGCTCGGCACTGACCACCGAGGACATCATCACCTCCACCCACCGCGGGCACGGCCACGTCATGGCCAAGGGAACACCAGCCCGCGAGATGTTCGCGGAACTGATGGGCAAGTCCACTGGTGTCTGCGGCGGCCTCGGAGGATCGATGCACATCGCTGACCCGAGGATCGGGGTGTTCGGGGCGAACGGTGTGGTCGGCGCTGGCATCCCCATCGCCGTCGGTGCGGCCCACGCGGCCCGGTACCGGGACGCCGGGTTCGTGGTGACGTGCTTCTTCGGGGACGGAGCGGTCGCTGGCGGCGCTTTCCACGAGGGTGTCAACCTCGCGGCGCTGTGGAACCTGCCGGTCCTGTTCGTGTGCGAGAACAACCTCTACGCCGAGTTCACCTGGTGGGAACGCCAGCATCCCGTGCCGCCAGCCGAGCGTGCGGCCGCCTACGGGCTGAAGGGACACCGCATCGACGGACGCGACGTGGCCGAGGTGGCAGACCTGGCTGGAGAACTCGTCGACCAGCTCCGTTCCGGTGGGCCACCCGTCCTGCTCGAGGTCACGGTCCACCGGTGGGAGGGGCACTACGTCGGTGATCCGGCTGACTACCGCCTCGAGGGCGAGCGTGAGGCCATGCGTGCGGAGGATCCGCTCGCGCATGCACGCGAACGCCTCGAGGACGACGAGGCCGACACCATC
This portion of the Actinomycetota bacterium genome encodes:
- a CDS encoding alpha-hydroxy-acid oxidizing protein; translated protein: MSRTLHSVAHARRVARRRLPKVVFDFVDGGAEDEITLRRNTADLAALTLRPDGLADVSQRDLSTTVLGESVSMPILLAPVGLARLVGGGGERAAAAAAAAAGTVYVLSTQSSYTIEDVAASSSGPRWFQLYPWRDPAVVAQLVDRAERAGYRALCLTIDVPTVGKRERDLHNRMVLPPRPRPHHVLEAAIRWPWIRDVILGEPVRFANLAGIADGDSTVTVGQYVSRELANPGATWAVVGELRERWEGPLLVKGVLTAADARHAVDHGVDGIVVSNHGGRQLDGVSSSIRALTEVVAEVGDDAQVLMDGGVRRGSDVVKALALGARAVLVGRPYLWGLAVGGQAGVEAVLAILADELDRCLTLLGRATPSSVDRHAVAVPTAWVAPRVLTE
- a CDS encoding branched-chain amino acid ABC transporter permease, which translates into the protein MLLLQQLTNGLLIGAVYALFATGLTLTLGVLRILNLAHGVTLTIAAIAGVEIASRFGLPFVPLLVVGAVFGGIVGLVLEYLAFRPLRLSRSHDEHSREWSTLVASLAMLIVLESFAQLYTFTFTPDQILRFPIETFQSTPITFLGISVRSISLVMFVIATLLTVLVWWVIQHTQTGRAARAVAADPEAAGMLGINVNLYAAGVVAASGMLAGIAGILIGVAFNSVDFLTGELYLLRGFAVVILGGIGSVPGSLFGGLLLGLSEGLTVHFVGTHWVKAVAFGLLFLVLIVRPQGLFGKLEVDRA
- a CDS encoding branched-chain amino acid ABC transporter permease encodes the protein MSLGLSQTIIELALVNVILALSAFVVVAGGTFSFAFVAFIGLGAYTGAIMATEHGLGLLPALVVAPAIAMVVAAILAKPLERLTGVYLAMVTVAIMAVFEVVLLNMSSVTGGALGITGIGSGIGLLELGLAVAALLLAFRMLQHSMLGRAMRLVRADPLVASAVGVNVPRLQLLLFVASAGIGAFGGVLRAYYFGFVVPGDYSFALLIRLLAMVILGGVGHWSGALIGAFVMTVVPDWLRPFGEWRDIATGGIVLLIIVLVPQGVTGGLTRLRRILVRRRRGEIQEEPEDAPATGRIEGELSIEGEGAR
- a CDS encoding ABC transporter ATP-binding protein: MTMLSIEHASKHFGALKAVDDISLDVAPGEIVGLVGPNGSGKTTLLNLVSGFLAMTDGRIVIDGDDTSGAPPHMVARKGVSRTFQLIRLVETATVHENVLAGLYTDAPDRRLGHALVPFWVADRRRELDERAAAAIERLELSPYVGIVVEELPYGIQRRVELARAAVSQPALILLDEPAAGVTERDVQRLGNFIETEAERGCAVVLVDHHLRFVLDVCPRLVVMNFGEKIFDGSSGEATGNRAVREAYVGV
- a CDS encoding ABC transporter ATP-binding protein, whose translation is MLSVTGLRVAYGGIHAVHAIDLHVDRGTVVALVGPNGAGKTSTIRGIGGQERADGRILFDGDDISGWPPHRVSRAGLAQVPQGRRLFPELTVMENLSLGAYKRDETGQLRDVFDLFPRLEERSNQRAGSMSGGEQQMLAIGRALMAGPKLIAMDEPSLGLAPILVRDVFDAIARIRELDVSVLLVEQNATQALNVSDHVYVLDRGRIVYEQPTERAREELDLIETYMG
- a CDS encoding EthD family reductase, translating into MRIKMVSPMTRLDGMSREDFREYYVKQHTQVGGGFPGHIKYVGSPAIQSANGDDPPFDAVAELWWESVDALAAAYTHELWERARADHPNVVSGRIMFVVEEHDILEPPPTGEGVKYIALLTRADKQSREDFRRYWFDEHIPLALQTPNLKGYRACPGLYSANGDGILTDPREVSQFDGVVEMFFDSVEAFNESFADPFWDRLRTDYYANFAMGRVQLLVEEHLVFDKITD
- a CDS encoding hydantoinase/oxoprolinase family protein, translating into MTNDAPRPQLVGVDVGGTFTDVVVRDERDGSLRVGKVPSTPEDQSRGFMEGLAALDIDPGSVALLIHGTTVATNAVIERKGAECLLVTTRGFRDALELGRRDRPQVYGLRGSVHPLVPRRLRVEVDERTRADGTVTREVDEDELLAAVETHVDEVGAVVVSFLHAYANPANEEAACAAIRRRWPELYVIPAGVSLPRISEFERTSTGVVHAYVQPIMNRYLSSLASAVDEAGYLRPPAIVQCNGGIMSLGHAIDRPANTVRSGPAAGVIAGATVARQAGFPNAITADMGGTSFDVALVVDGIPTVTDEKLVDFRIPLRVPTIDVETLGAGGGSLASIDAAGILRVGPESAGAMPGPACYGRGGEQPTVTDANLVLRRINPDRPIGGKRLDLDVSLSIKAIQAHVADTLGVGVEEAAEAILRVVDGRMGGQVRIMSVGRGHDPRDFVLVPFGGAGPLHGAAIMRDVGIPRAVVPPSPGVTSAIGCIDADVRYDFVQSIRQPLADVDFDAVNRIVDEYLTEGRRLIEQGGVPVEAVALGVQAEMHFEGQRHAIRVEVESPLTRDDVERAFREEYRRQYGTVLDNPAMLLDLECHVVGRRPRRVETWPELDEQPWDDAVIERRDVYFDGAWRDTPIIERTALFPGMSGVGPAIVEQDDTTTVVLPDMSVRVDHAGNLILEVAS